In Vicia villosa cultivar HV-30 ecotype Madison, WI unplaced genomic scaffold, Vvil1.0 ctg.002220F_1_1, whole genome shotgun sequence, one genomic interval encodes:
- the LOC131638195 gene encoding uncharacterized protein LOC131638195, whose protein sequence is MTWYRNLPPNSIHSWTEFKELFLSHFTASRRQPKSEANLEAVIQGTNEPLRDYLDRFNKEAVQVQTTFYMKRYLLERGLLPGSDFNKAIKIEKVHTMNALLHKAQAFIAFEEGEAAAIKASRGNDAARSSNYENSGSRRGHEKRKDDSIRPPKSNPARPGTDKSKYYKYHKSHGHLTEECIHLKDAIETLIKEGRLSKYTKKGEASRRDDQRNSDEGNSPDNRPLQIALSVTRPEVFMPSVGITTAFSEWERFPTAMVVSNGGDPGSLTISSVKRKFDELLNANADLGPTLRKFRGKS, encoded by the exons ATGACATGGTACAGGAACCTTCCTCCcaactccatccattcctggaccgagTTCAAAGAGCTCTTTCTGAGCCATTTCACAGCATCCCGTCGACAACCGAAATCAGAGGCGAACCTCGAAGCAGTAATCCAAGGAACCAATGAACCTCTTCgagactacctcgacaggttcaataAAGAAGCCGTCCAAGTACAGACGACCTTTTACATGAAGAGGTACCTCCTGGAGCGAGGGCTTCTCCCCGGAAGTGATTTCAATAAGGCCATCAAAATCGAGAAGGTGCACaccatgaacgccctcctccACAAAGCTCAAGCCTTCATCGCTTTCGAAGAAGGAGAGGCTGCTGCCATCAAAGCCTCGCGAGGCAATGATGCCGCTCGTAGTTCGAACTACGAAAACTCAGGTTCAAGACGGGGACATGAAAAAAGGAAAGATGACAG catcaggcccccgaagtcaaaccCTGCAAGGCCAGGAACTGACAAATCTAAGTACTacaagtaccacaagagtcacgggcatctAACTGAGGAATGCATTCATCTTAAGGATGCCATTGAGACACTGATCAAGGAAGGACGCCTTTCGAAATACACAAAGAAAGGGGAAGCTTCCCGGAGGGACGACCAACGAAACTCTGACGAGGGCAACTCACCGGATAATAGGCCTCTGCAAATAGCCCTGTCCGTCACCCGTCCTGAAGTCTTCATGCCTTCGGTCGGAATAACTACCGCATTTAGCGAGTGGGAAAGATTCCCGACCGCCATGGTCGTCTCAAATGGCGGGGATCCCGGTTCTCTCACCATCAGCTCAGTaaagagaaagttcgatgagtTGCTCAACGCCAACGCAGACCTCGGCCCTACTCTAAGGaagttcagaggaaaatcataG